In the Aromatoleum bremense genome, one interval contains:
- the accC gene encoding acetyl-CoA carboxylase biotin carboxylase subunit — protein sequence MFKKILIANRGEIACRVIKTARKMGIKTVAVYSEADRDALFVDLADEGVCIGPAASKESYLVIDKIIAACKQTGAEAVHPGYGFLSENAEFSRRLEEEGIVFIGPKHYSVGQMGDKIASKKLAKEAKVNTIPGYADAIDTAEQAVEIAKGIGYPVMIKASAGGGGKGLRVAFNDQECFEGFTSCRNEAKTAFGDDRILIEKYVLEPRHIEIQVLGDAHGNVVYLHERECSIQRRHQKVIEEAPSPFLDAATRRAMGEQAVALAKAVQYQSAGTVEFVVGADKSFYFLEMNTRLQVEHPVTEMITGLDLVEQMIRVAAGEKLAFCQEDIPLNGWAMECRINAEDPFRGFLPSTGRLVKFQPPVSVEGQVRVDTGVYEGGEISMFYDSMIAKLITHGANRDQAIERMRDALNAFVIRGISSNIPFQAALMQHPRFVSGHFNTGFIAEEYPKGFDASMVPHDDPTLFIAAAAALHRHFEDRDAQISGQMPGHERIVSDKYTVMRGDERSLVTVVPAVGGYDVKLAGETFAVRTDWKFGDALMNGTLNGKPFTIQVARTGLRYRLSHNGTHAVLLVMSARWAELQALMPTKVPPDLSRFLLSPMPGLLREIAVREGQEVKAGEKLAVIEAMKMENVLKAEQDGKVKKIVATAGASLAVDEVIVEFE from the coding sequence ATGTTTAAGAAGATCCTGATCGCAAACCGCGGTGAAATCGCCTGCCGCGTCATCAAGACCGCCCGCAAAATGGGCATCAAGACCGTTGCCGTGTATTCCGAGGCCGACCGCGACGCGCTGTTCGTCGACCTGGCCGACGAAGGCGTGTGCATCGGACCGGCGGCGTCCAAAGAGTCGTATCTGGTCATCGACAAGATCATCGCCGCGTGCAAGCAGACCGGCGCGGAAGCGGTACACCCGGGTTACGGCTTCCTGTCCGAGAACGCCGAGTTCTCGCGCCGGCTCGAGGAAGAAGGTATCGTTTTCATCGGGCCGAAGCACTACTCGGTCGGCCAGATGGGCGACAAGATCGCGTCGAAGAAGCTCGCCAAGGAAGCCAAGGTCAACACGATTCCGGGCTACGCCGACGCGATCGACACCGCCGAGCAGGCGGTCGAGATCGCCAAGGGCATCGGCTACCCGGTGATGATCAAGGCTTCGGCAGGCGGCGGTGGCAAAGGTCTGCGCGTCGCATTCAACGACCAGGAGTGCTTCGAAGGCTTCACGTCGTGCCGCAACGAAGCGAAGACCGCGTTCGGCGACGACCGCATCCTGATCGAGAAATACGTGCTCGAGCCGCGCCACATCGAGATCCAGGTGCTGGGCGACGCGCACGGCAACGTCGTGTACCTGCACGAGCGCGAGTGCTCGATCCAGCGCCGCCACCAGAAAGTCATCGAAGAGGCGCCGAGTCCGTTCCTCGACGCGGCGACCCGGCGCGCGATGGGCGAGCAGGCGGTCGCGCTCGCGAAGGCGGTGCAATACCAGTCGGCCGGCACGGTGGAATTCGTCGTCGGCGCCGACAAGTCGTTCTACTTCCTCGAGATGAACACCCGGCTGCAGGTCGAGCACCCGGTCACCGAGATGATCACGGGGCTCGATCTCGTCGAGCAGATGATTCGCGTCGCCGCCGGCGAGAAGCTCGCGTTCTGCCAGGAAGACATCCCGCTCAACGGCTGGGCGATGGAGTGCCGCATCAACGCCGAAGACCCGTTCCGCGGCTTCCTGCCGTCGACCGGGCGGCTCGTGAAATTCCAGCCGCCTGTTTCGGTCGAGGGCCAGGTGCGCGTCGATACCGGCGTGTATGAAGGCGGCGAGATCTCGATGTTCTACGATTCGATGATCGCGAAGCTGATCACGCACGGCGCGAACCGCGACCAGGCGATCGAGCGGATGCGCGACGCGCTCAACGCGTTCGTGATCCGCGGCATCAGTTCGAACATCCCGTTCCAGGCCGCGCTGATGCAGCATCCGCGCTTCGTCTCGGGGCACTTCAACACGGGGTTCATCGCCGAGGAGTACCCGAAGGGCTTCGACGCTTCGATGGTGCCGCACGACGACCCGACGCTGTTCATCGCGGCCGCCGCCGCGCTGCACCGCCATTTCGAGGACCGCGACGCGCAGATCTCCGGGCAGATGCCGGGCCACGAGCGGATCGTCAGCGACAAATACACGGTGATGCGCGGTGATGAACGCAGCCTTGTGACGGTCGTGCCGGCTGTGGGTGGCTACGACGTGAAGCTCGCCGGCGAGACGTTCGCGGTGCGCACCGACTGGAAGTTCGGCGACGCGCTGATGAACGGTACGCTCAACGGCAAGCCGTTCACGATCCAGGTCGCCCGCACCGGCCTGCGCTATCGCCTGTCGCACAACGGTACGCACGCGGTGCTGCTGGTGATGAGCGCCCGGTGGGCGGAATTGCAGGCGCTGATGCCGACCAAAGTGCCGCCGGACCTGTCGCGTTTCCTGCTGTCGCCGATGCCGGGGCTGCTGCGCGAGATCGCGGTGCGCGAAGGTCAGGAGGTCAAGGCGGGCGAGAAGCTTGCGGTCATCGAGGCAATGAAGATGGAGAACGTCCTCAAGGCCGAGCAGGACGGCAAGGTGAAGAAGATCGTCGCCACGGCTGGCGCCAGCCTCGCGGTGGACGAGGTGATCGTCGAGTTCGAGTAA
- a CDS encoding acyl-CoA carboxylase subunit beta: MHDIIRQLREKREAARLGGGQRRIDAQHAKGKLTARERIELLLDEGSFEEWDMYKEHRCTDFDMADERVPGDGVVTGYGTVNGRLVFVFSQDFTVFGGSLSETHAQKICKIMDHAMKVGAPVIGLNDSGGARIQEGVDSLGGYADVFQRNVMASGVVPQISLIMGPCAGGAVYSPSMTDFIFMVKDSSYMFVTGPEVVKTVTHEEVTAEELGGAVTHTTKSGVADLAFEDDVEALAGLRRFIDFLPLSNREKPPVKPTADPADRVDESLDTLVPANANQPYDMKELIAKIVDEGDFFELQPDYAKNILIGFGRMEGQTVGIVANQPLVLAGCLDIKSSIKAARFVRFCDAFNIPVVTFVDVPGFMPGTSQEYGGIIKHGAKLLYAYAECTVPKITLITRKAYGGAYDVMSSKHLRGDVNLAWPTAEIAVMGPKGAVEIIFREEKNDPAKISAREAEYKEKFANPFVAAHRGFIDDVIMPHNTRKRICRSLAMLRDKQLDNPWRKHGNIPL; encoded by the coding sequence ATGCACGACATCATCCGCCAGCTGCGGGAAAAGCGGGAGGCAGCCCGTCTCGGCGGCGGCCAGCGGCGCATCGACGCCCAGCATGCGAAGGGCAAGCTTACCGCACGCGAGCGCATCGAACTGCTGCTCGACGAGGGCAGCTTCGAAGAGTGGGACATGTACAAGGAGCACCGCTGCACCGACTTCGACATGGCGGACGAAAGGGTGCCCGGCGACGGCGTCGTGACCGGCTACGGCACGGTCAATGGCCGGCTGGTGTTCGTCTTCTCGCAGGATTTCACGGTGTTCGGCGGGTCGCTGTCCGAGACGCACGCGCAGAAGATCTGCAAGATCATGGACCACGCAATGAAAGTCGGCGCGCCGGTGATCGGGCTCAATGACTCGGGCGGTGCGCGCATCCAGGAAGGCGTCGATTCGCTCGGCGGCTACGCCGACGTGTTCCAGCGCAACGTCATGGCGTCGGGCGTGGTCCCGCAGATCTCGCTGATCATGGGCCCGTGCGCCGGCGGCGCGGTGTACTCGCCGTCGATGACCGACTTCATCTTCATGGTCAAGGACTCGTCGTACATGTTCGTGACCGGCCCCGAAGTCGTGAAGACCGTCACGCACGAGGAAGTGACTGCCGAGGAGCTGGGTGGCGCGGTGACGCACACGACGAAGTCGGGCGTCGCCGACCTCGCGTTCGAGGACGACGTCGAAGCGCTCGCCGGCTTGCGTCGCTTCATCGACTTCCTGCCGCTGTCGAACCGCGAGAAGCCGCCGGTCAAGCCGACCGCCGACCCGGCCGACCGCGTCGACGAGTCGCTCGACACGCTGGTGCCGGCAAACGCGAACCAGCCGTACGACATGAAGGAACTGATCGCGAAGATCGTCGACGAAGGCGACTTCTTCGAGCTGCAGCCGGACTACGCGAAGAACATCCTGATCGGCTTCGGCCGCATGGAAGGCCAGACAGTCGGCATCGTCGCGAATCAGCCGCTGGTGCTCGCCGGCTGCCTCGACATCAAGAGCTCGATCAAGGCGGCGCGCTTCGTGCGCTTTTGCGACGCGTTCAACATTCCGGTCGTGACGTTCGTCGACGTCCCCGGCTTCATGCCCGGCACCAGCCAGGAGTACGGCGGCATCATCAAGCACGGCGCGAAGCTGCTGTACGCGTACGCCGAATGCACCGTGCCGAAGATCACCCTGATCACGCGCAAGGCCTACGGCGGCGCCTACGACGTCATGAGCTCGAAGCACCTGCGCGGCGACGTGAACCTCGCCTGGCCGACGGCCGAGATCGCGGTGATGGGGCCGAAGGGCGCGGTCGAGATCATCTTCCGCGAGGAAAAGAATGACCCGGCGAAAATCTCCGCGCGCGAAGCCGAGTACAAGGAAAAGTTCGCGAACCCGTTCGTCGCGGCCCACCGTGGCTTCATCGACGACGTCATCATGCCGCACAACACGCGCAAGCGGATCTGCCGCTCGCTGGCGATGCTGCGCGACAAGCAGCTCGACAACCCGTGGCGCAAGCACGGCAACATCCCGCTCTGA